A region of the Bradysia coprophila strain Holo2 unplaced genomic scaffold, BU_Bcop_v1 contig_232, whole genome shotgun sequence genome:
CTAATTAGGGGATAGGAAACATATTCGACTGCATATCGATGGTTTAAATGTgctgacagcactgaaaaatgtgAACATATCACTATTGCATGATCCATAAGTGATGATAAAAAGTGATAACAGTTCAAATTGGTTGCAGACAACTCGTCAATGTCATATTTCTTATATGCGAAATTGGAGCATGTTGTATTTACGTTGTCTTTATCTCATCGAATGTTAAAGAACTGACTGATTATTTCTTTACACTTGACACCGATGTCCGATGGATTATGTTAATCCTCTTACTGCCGTTGATTTTTATCAATTGGGTGGGATTTCTGTCACTCAGTCTCCCTCAGATTCGACCTTTTCATTACTTAAATTTCAGATTcgaaatcttaaatttttggcACCACTGTCCATAATCGGAACGGCCGTTACGCTCATATCGTTTGGTATCATTTTCTATTACTTGTTTCGTGAACCGTTGTCGCTTGATGGAAGGGAAGCTTTTGGAAGCATTGGTCATTTCCCAATGTTTTTCGGTACGGCTCTATTTTCGCTGGAAGCTGTCACTGCCGTGAGTATGCAACTTAAGGGCTTTTCGCACTTATGCCGTTTAGCATTCTGTTTCGTACAGTTCGTTCAAACAATAGAGGCGGAGctagttttcattgttttaacGATTGACAGTTCAAGTGAACGGATTGCTAAACGACGTACAAAGTAGGCcttaggccgaaaacacacgagcaattttgtgtGGACGGGATTGACAAtaatgctgcgttttccactGAAATccgatattcaccacaggtTAACAAGCACAGGCAACATatttgtcgatcccatcaacgcaaaattgctcgtgtgttttggCACCCACAGCATTTTTTGTCGAGCTCAAGGAACTCCTTTTTAATTCCATCGTTTTGTTCGTCACGTTAAAGATTATCCCATtggaaaacgaaatgaaatcgCCGGAAAAATTTGTAGGTGCAACGGGAATTCTGAACAGGGCcatggttgttgttgtttcattttttgtttgtatgggcTTGTGTGGCTATTTAAAATATGGCAACGAAATAGAAGCATCGATAACGCTGAATCTTCCGAAACATGAACTGTAATTGTCTTAGTACTCAATGGCGGTAAACCGTTAtggttcgtaaagttcgtAAGTGTGGCCATTTCGTGAGCTTTTGACATTTCTTCCATAATTTTTGGCGAAAGTTTACGAAATTGCCTTATTAGCGAACTTTACGAACTATAATGGTCTACCCCTAATGTAACTTATGTTTGTTTTATATGTTATAGGCCCGCTCAAATAGCTAAGGCGCTCTTAAGTTGTGCTATTTTCATTTCTAATGCAGTTGTAACTCAGGTGGCCATTGATTTGGCATggacacaatattttgttcacaGGCTAGCTAATAGTCCAAGGAAATTGGTTTGGGAATATGCGTTACGAACGTCTATCGTTTGCGTAACGGGTAAAATATCaaacaaatcgaaacaatCAACGAAAtccttataaaaaaaaatgatttttcagttCTGTTAGCTATAGCCATTCCAAATTTGGATCTATTTATATCGCTGATTGGCGCATTAACATTGTCGACACTAGGTTTAACGCTACCAGCATTTCTTGAATGCTGTACCCTGTGGCACTCAACATCCGGTACATCTCGGGCTCTCTTGATAAGTAAGAATATGATAATTGCATGTATTGGATTAGCTGGACTAATAATTGGCACAACAATCAGCTTGATAGCTATTGTACAGCTGTATTTgcaataaatgtttttgaattgattgacTTACGAAATCTGTGCGTTGAAtatgagaaattttaatatttaatatgGTCCAGAGATTGCTAAATCAGAAGAGCAACAGATTCAAATCCTATAAGTCCCGGGCTTGACTCAAGGCGTCCAATGCCGCATCCAATTGGTGCCTATGAAGATGCGGCACTGTATTTTTTCAATCATAAAGTTGAATAGGGTATATCGGCCGTAGCAATCTATATAGATTCTTAATTCAGACAGATCAATCATCTGTGGTTCACATCATGAACTGTAGATTACTGTTTGCGCAACAGGCTCTCGGTCTTGGTTCTAAATTCAGTAGTTCTATCTATCATGTCATCACATTAATCATTGGCCGACctgatttacattttattcgctagatttaaaaattcatagattcgagcaacgcacttcaagcatgaatggtactctaaatagagtactgaaactggacacgaacagtgtatcaaacagaCTTTGGcactgcaaaaaaaattggaacatAGTACaaagtagtactctatttggcagctgtcactcgaagcacctTTGCTTGAACTGCGTTGATTCGTGTGATTGAATGTGATGACATTACATAAGTAAGTGACCTGGTACGGACTTTTAAGCTGTTAATATCAATCCACCCTAATAAATAAGTGTATTCGAGAAAGTATTCCTCTAAAATACTGTGAAATGAAACAAAGGAATAATCGCTGTACCAAGTCTTAGTATAGTATCATGACACTATATACCTTAACTGATGTATTTCGAGCACGTTTAGCACATTCTATTCTCGAATTAAATTAATCTTTTCGATGAACGATAGAAAATGGCTTTTAAATGGACGGAATAAAAGTCGTATGAAATGgctttttcgttttctgatTTCTTGGTGCtttacttttgatattttaagctacataaaaaaaatcgattgtaACGACAATTTGGAAAGGCGATTAATGAAACTGAAacatttgagaaaacttttttttttgctgaaatcgatgaaaatgcatttcgtttttaatatAATGGATATGAATGGAAAGATGTGaggattaaaaaaaagctttcagCAGAACTAAAGTTATAAATGGTGTCGTTGCCATTTTGAGAGTATAGTAGAGCTCCTGAATGCCTTTCTGGGCATGGAATGCTGTAACTGAAGgtttttctttcaatgaatttcgaccagtttgttttcgattttttttgtctcacgCTGATAATAGTTGTACAAGAATTGTATGAAGATATTTTATTGCTCCAGATGTGAGATTATGAACCCGAGACCAAGCTGAAGTTGACATCACTTCGTGCGCGATAAAATACCAAAATGCTGTGATGATTCACTGTGACAAATTCATAAGGATCATGAAGCCATGACTCGACTATATATACTGAGTATTTTGATTGATTCATTCAgattagaggtgtgcgccgatttcaaaatagtcggcggcggtgcg
Encoded here:
- the LOC119076472 gene encoding proton-coupled amino acid transporter-like protein CG1139 — its product is MNCTDATYSNNGFVNENGDECEKTASSEEIWKAQDENVGPIADCEYDPYLHRTVEHPLTNTETLLHLLKIALGTGIFAMPKAFSNSGYVVGTVGTIVVGIITTYCVHVLVKIHYILCQRTKVSSLSYPLIAEAAVLSGPPCFRNFGPFMIQLVNVIFLICEIGACCIYVVFISSNVKELTDYFFTLDTDVRWIMLILLLPLIFINWIRNLKFLAPLSIIGTAVTLISFGIIFYYLFREPLSLDGREAFGSIGHFPMFFGTALFSLEAVTAIIPLENEMKSPEKFVGATGILNRAMVVVVSFFVCMGLCGYLKYGNEIEASITLNLPKHELPAQIAKALLSCAIFISNAVVTQVAIDLAWTQYFVHRLANSPRKLVWEYALRTSIVCVTVLLAIAIPNLDLFISLIGALTLSTLGLTLPAFLECCTLWHSTSGTSRALLISKNMIIACIGLAGLIIGTTISLIAIVQLYLQ